The genomic stretch TGAAATACAAAACTGCATCCGCCGCGAAGACCTTTCCGTACGCCGGGGGGGATTTCTCCCTGCCGCCGGAATCGCAGGGGAGCTTGCAGCCGATTGTCGAAGCCGGCCTTGCCGCCCTGCTGTATCCGGGCAAATCCCTTCCCATATTGTTGACGGGGGAAACGGGAACGGGGAAAACCCATCTGGCCGAGACCCTTTCCAAATTGATCAGCGAAAAGGCCAACCGGCAAATCCCGTTCATCGTGTTTAACTGCGCCGATTACGCCCACAATTCGGAACTTCTCGTCGGTCAAATATTCGGCATTAAAAAAGGGGCCTTTACCGGGGCGACCGAGGATAAAATGGGCCTTGTCGAACAGGCCGACGGCGGGATCCTCTTTTTGGACGAGATCCACCGGCTTCCCCCTTCCGGACAGGAAATGCTCTTTTATTTGATGGATAAAGGGGTGTACCGCAGGCTCGGGGAAACGACGAAGGTGCGGAAGGCGAATGTGACCCTCGTGGGCGCGACGACGGAGGACCCGGGGAAGGTGCTCCTTCCCGCCCTTTTGCGGCGGTTTTCGGTGAAGCTCCATCTTCCCCCGCTTCGGGAACGGACGGCGGAAGAAAGAAAGGCGCTGATCGACCACTTTTTGAGGGAAGAAGCGGGGAAAATGAACGCGGATATCGCCATTACCGATCCTTGCCGGCAAGCCTTTTTGACCTATCCCTGCCCGGGAAATATCGGGCAGTTGAAAAGCGATATCCAGATCGCCTGCGCCAACGCCTATTTACGTTATTTAACCCAAAAAGCGGACCAGGTGACGATCACGGAGGAGGACCTTCCGGAAACGGTGAAGGAGGGAATTCCCGACCATTCTTCCCGGGGGCGGCCGATGCGGACGATCAATGTGAATCGCCCCCAAAGGGGAGAGTTTGTCTTTCCGAATATTTATCAGCGCTTGAGGCAAGCTTCGCGGAATCCGGACGATAAGGAGCGGGTGGAGAAGGTCATCCGCAGCTATATCCGGGAACTGTCGGAAAAGTATCCGGGGCGGGCGACGGACAATAGCTGGAAAAATTTGATCGATGAAGATCTCCTCGGGGCTTTGAAGGAAGCGAAAACGATATTGGCCCAGGAGCATTCCATCCGCATCGACATGAACCAGCTTTACGTCATCGGACTGCATTTGCAGAACTATCGCATCCATTTCGGCCACGAGTCTCCGAACGAGGCGCTGCCGGTCATCCAACACCCGGATGAGGCGAACCGGCTGGCGGCAAACAAACTCGCCGAATGTGTGCAAAAAAGGACCGGCATGCTTCTGCCGCGGGAAGAAATTGAACTCATCGCGTACTTTTTAAACGACGGCCGGCAGGAGGCCGGCGTCCCGGAGGAGCAAAAAATCGCCGTGATCCTTGTCACCCACGGGGAATCCACCGCCTCTTCCATGGCCGACATGACCAATGCCTTGTTGGGAAGCCGGGTGATCCACGCCGTCGACATGCCCCTTGATGTTTCCTATTTCGACATCTATGAAAAAGTGAAACAATTGATCAGCGGGCTATCCGGCGTAAAAGGCGTCCTTTTGCTCGTTGACATCGGTTCCTTGATTACGATGGGGGACAAGCTCAAACATGAATTCAATCTGCCGATCCTGACCCTTCCGGGGGTCAACTTGGCGATGGCCCTCGAAGCGGGGAGGATGTCCCTCGTCCCCGATATGTCCCTCGAAGATGTTTATCAGGCGGCGAAACGGGCGATGTCCTTGATGCTGGAAAAGGATATCAAAGGTTCCGGCGTGAACAAGCGAAGGATGATCGCAACCGTCTGTTTTACGGGGGAAGGGGCCGCCCAATTGCTGGAGACGTGGCTGGAAAACCATCTGTCCTCCCTCGATGAAGACGTGCTGATCCGTCCCGTCCGCATCGATCCGATCACGAAGGATACGAGCGTGCTCCATGATTTGAAAAAATATTACGACGTGATCGCCATCATCGGAACCGTTCCCGTTTCCTTCCCCGGCATTCCCTACATCCCGGCCTGGGAATTGCTGAAGCAGGAAGGAATCTCCCGGCTCACCAAGCTGCTTGAGGTGACGAGGCCGGCCCCGAGGATGGAAGAACAACGGGAAAAGGAAGAAGAGGAAGACGTATTTCAGCTGATTGTCCGGGGGCTGGGAGAAATCGTCACCTGCGTCAATCCGAAAAGCATCACCAGCCTGTTGAAGGAATGCATGCCGGCCATAAAGGCCTACTATTCCTGGGATCCGGACCGGGAATTGGGGATGTGGATGCATATCGGGGGATTGATCGACCGGATCATTTCCGCCCGGATCCAAAACCAGGAGGAGCAATTGGTGAAAAACATCCCGATCGACCGCACCGTCGCCGTCAGCGAAGAAGAGGCGAAGGTTTGGGAGCCATTGCTGAAAAAAATCGAAAAAACCTTTCATATCCGGATCCCGGAATTGATCAAAAAAGAATTGGTGAGACTGTCCCGCTGATGTGTGCAAGATTTTTGCACACATTATTTTTTTGCCCGCCTTTCCCTTGTTCCGGCCGCGTTTTTTTCAGTTGGCACGCAATTTGCATAATAAAAAGGATGAAAGGAAACTTTAATCAATATAAAAGGAGGGGAGTGCTTGAAAAGATTTTTCCTCGGTTATGCCCTGGCGTTTTCGGCGGTTTGGATCGGTTACGGAATCTATTCCGCGTTTGCCGGTTTTCCGCATGCGGCGGCGCTTCTGGTCTTCGGCCTCGCTTTTTCGGCCGTCCTGTTTCTGGCTTCATGGTTTTCCTATTGGTTAATGGGTTATTACAAAAATGCGGATCAATTGACGGAAAAGATACTCGGCAAAAAATGAAAGGAGAGTTCTGGATGGAAAACAAACCCATCAAATTGATCATTTTATGCAGCTGGGGGGCGACATCCAGCCAACTGGCCAAAAAAGTGCAGGAAGCTGCGGAAAAAAGGGGCATCGCCTTGGAAGCCCATGCCGGCGGAACCGGGGAATTTAAACAAAAGGCGGGAGAATACGACGTGGCCTTGCTGGAACCGCAGGTGCGCCACTTGAAGCGGGAAGTGGAAAAAACGGCTGAAGCCCACCAAATTCCCGTAGAACTGGTGGATCAACGGGCCTTCGCATTGATGGACGGGGACAAGGTCCTCGACCAAGTATTGAAAATTTTAAATAAATGAAGGACGGTTAAGAAAATCGGGAGGGAAATGAAATGATAGAATGGATGGAAAACCATTTGATGGAACCCTTGGGTCGGATGGCCCAAAACAAATATTTGCAAGCGATCCGCGACGCCTTCGTCATCTTCGCATTGCCGGTCATCCTCACCGGAGCCCTGTTTTTGATCATCGCCAACCCGCCGACCTCTTTGAACTGGGGCATCATCGATGCGTGGGAAAACGCCGTCAAACCGATACAAGGGCAATTGCTGTTTCCCTTTAATCTCACCTTCGGGATCATGGCGTTGACCGTCGCCTTCGGGGTCGGTTACAGCCTGGCGAGCCGGGAAGACATGGACGCCGTCATGGCCGGCATTTTGTCGATGCTTGCCTTTTTCATGACCGCCTTCCCAGTTGTCGACATTACGAAGGTGCCTTTCGGGGACGTCCTGAATTATTTGGGCGGACAAGGTTTGTTTGTGGCCATTATTTTAGGGATCTTAACCACGGAATTTATGCGTTTCCTGCTCAATAAAGGCATCACCTTCAAGATGCCGGACGGCGTTCCGCCCTATGTCATGCGGACGTTCAGGGCGCTTCTGCCGTTCATGATCATCCTTCCGCTCGTCTGGATTTTGGCTTGGATTGTCTGGGCGAATTTCAAGGTCACCATACCCCAATTGGTGCTTGATTTGTTCAGCCCGCTGGTCGCCGCGTCCAACTCGTACTGGGCGGCATTGGGCATGATTTTGCTCATGCTCATCCTGTGGTCCCTGGGCATCCACGGAATGAACG from Caldibacillus debilis DSM 16016 encodes the following:
- a CDS encoding sigma 54-interacting transcriptional regulator, which encodes MYRLKQIYEALERLEEKTGQGVSARELGDFLKIDRTTASRYLNDLERQGKVVKIPGKPVKYKTASAAKTFPYAGGDFSLPPESQGSLQPIVEAGLAALLYPGKSLPILLTGETGTGKTHLAETLSKLISEKANRQIPFIVFNCADYAHNSELLVGQIFGIKKGAFTGATEDKMGLVEQADGGILFLDEIHRLPPSGQEMLFYLMDKGVYRRLGETTKVRKANVTLVGATTEDPGKVLLPALLRRFSVKLHLPPLRERTAEERKALIDHFLREEAGKMNADIAITDPCRQAFLTYPCPGNIGQLKSDIQIACANAYLRYLTQKADQVTITEEDLPETVKEGIPDHSSRGRPMRTINVNRPQRGEFVFPNIYQRLRQASRNPDDKERVEKVIRSYIRELSEKYPGRATDNSWKNLIDEDLLGALKEAKTILAQEHSIRIDMNQLYVIGLHLQNYRIHFGHESPNEALPVIQHPDEANRLAANKLAECVQKRTGMLLPREEIELIAYFLNDGRQEAGVPEEQKIAVILVTHGESTASSMADMTNALLGSRVIHAVDMPLDVSYFDIYEKVKQLISGLSGVKGVLLLVDIGSLITMGDKLKHEFNLPILTLPGVNLAMALEAGRMSLVPDMSLEDVYQAAKRAMSLMLEKDIKGSGVNKRRMIATVCFTGEGAAQLLETWLENHLSSLDEDVLIRPVRIDPITKDTSVLHDLKKYYDVIAIIGTVPVSFPGIPYIPAWELLKQEGISRLTKLLEVTRPAPRMEEQREKEEEEDVFQLIVRGLGEIVTCVNPKSITSLLKECMPAIKAYYSWDPDRELGMWMHIGGLIDRIISARIQNQEEQLVKNIPIDRTVAVSEEEAKVWEPLLKKIEKTFHIRIPELIKKELVRLSR
- a CDS encoding PTS sugar transporter subunit IIC, producing MIEWMENHLMEPLGRMAQNKYLQAIRDAFVIFALPVILTGALFLIIANPPTSLNWGIIDAWENAVKPIQGQLLFPFNLTFGIMALTVAFGVGYSLASREDMDAVMAGILSMLAFFMTAFPVVDITKVPFGDVLNYLGGQGLFVAIILGILTTEFMRFLLNKGITFKMPDGVPPYVMRTFRALLPFMIILPLVWILAWIVWANFKVTIPQLVLDLFSPLVAASNSYWAALGMILLMLILWSLGIHGMNVVSSVAYPFWMTQLAENAEAVKNGAEATGIVTEPFFHMFTHIGGSGTTLGLTILMLFSASAQIRQVGKTAIIPALFNINEPVIFGLPIVLNPLMIIPFILGPAIVVTLNYILFATGILPPVILQPPFTVPIFFGGFIATGGSVLAGLVQIVNVLIATAVYYPFFKRYEKQLAESEKANAEQAAAE
- a CDS encoding PTS sugar transporter subunit IIB, which gives rise to MENKPIKLIILCSWGATSSQLAKKVQEAAEKRGIALEAHAGGTGEFKQKAGEYDVALLEPQVRHLKREVEKTAEAHQIPVELVDQRAFALMDGDKVLDQVLKILNK